From Candidatus Bathyarchaeota archaeon:
ATAACCCTGCGTTTCTTGATTCAAACTTAATGGATGTCACATTTCAAAATTTAAACTTGAATATGATGCTATTCTTTAACCAAGAGGGACAGTTTATCTATGGAAAAACTTACGACCCAACAGATAAAACTGGCACCGAAATTAACCAAAAAATGATCCCAGAGATAGTGATTGGTTACTTATTGTCAAACAGCTCTATTAACTCAAATGAAGGGTTAATCTCATTCAACGGTTCAACAATGCTCGTAGCGGCACATTCAATACTTACAAGTATGCAAGAAGGACCCAGCCACGGAACACTAATAATTGGTAGATACCTTAGTTCCGAGTTAGAAAGCCTCTCAGTCTCAACAGGTTTACCAATTTCTGTAGCCTCTTTCGGTGACCCAGAAGCAGATGAAGATTTTAAAACTGCAACCCACTTTCTTTCCCAGCAGTCACCCATTTATGCTGCACCCATCAACGAGACCAGTACGGCAGGCTATGTTTTGCTTAATGATGTGGCGGGTAAGCCACTTATTATAGCTAAAGTGATTGATGAGAGAGTGCAGTATTTTCAGGGTAAATCAGCGATTTTTTACGCTACAGTTTTCATTGTAGGTACTGTTTTGGTAATATTCTTTGCGATAGGTATTCTTTTAGATAAGTTTGTAGTTTCACGGATAAGTTACCTAAACGACTCGGTTATCAAGATCAGAAAAACGGGTGATAACTCAAAAAGAGTAGCACTCAGTGGCAACGATGAACTCTCAAGCCTCAGCGAAAACATAAACGAAATGCTTGATGTTATCGATAGTCATACCTTGTCGCTGGAGAACACGGTTAAAGAGCGTACCAAAGATTTATTTGAAAATAAAAAGAAGCTCCAAAGCATTCTGCAGGCTTCCCCTGACGCTATCATCGCCGTTGACATAGACGGCTATATCACTGAATGTAACAATCAAGTCACCGCCATAAGCGGGTTTGATAGAGAGTATCTCTTAAGCAAACCTTCTATAGAGTTTATTCCCGAGGAGCATCGGTCAAAGTTAATCGAGCAAATGCAGAAGATGATACAGAGAAAAAACGGTACTGAACGTTTCGAGACAGTGTTCCTTAAGAAAGATGGCTCGACTTACCCTGCAGAGTTTTCAGTCAAGATACTAAGAGATGAAAATGACCAACCGCTTGGGTATGTGGGAATTATTAGGGATTTATCGGAAAGAAAACTCTTAGAGCAACGCCTCTTGAAATCCCAGCGACTGGCGGCTATAGGCGAATTGGCGGGGATGGTTGGGCATGACATCCGTAACCCATTGGCAGCGATTAGGAACGCACATTACTACATCAAAAAGAAGTGTCGCGGCTGCATGAAAGGGGAAATTCTTCCGATGCTGGAGATCATCGATAAGTCCATCGATCATGCTGACAGTATAGTTAATGATTTGTTGGAGTATTCTAAGGATTTAAAGTTGGATTTGGTTGAGCGTTCGCCTAAGGAGCTTTTAGAAAAAGCTTTAAAGTTGATAAAAACGTCACATAACGTTCGAGTTGTTGATTCTACAACCGATACAAAACTCAAAGTAGACGAAAACAAAGCACTACGGGTTTTCGTTAATTTAATTAAAAACGCTTTTGATGCTATGCCTCGGGGTGGGACGCTTGAGGTAAAAAGCGCCCTAGACGAGCAAGGTCAGGTGACGATAACATTTTCGGATACAGGTGTCGGTATCCCCTCTGATATGCTGCCTAAAGTGTTCACCCCCCTGTTCACGACTAAAGCGCAGGGTATGGGTTTTGGTTTAGCCATTAGTAAAAGAATCGTAGAGGCGCATGGTGGTCACATCTCAGTTAAAAGCGAAGTCGGCAAAGGAACAACCTTCACAGTTGTTCTTCCAACGGAACCAACTGCAAACCACGACGTAGTCAACGATGACTTAACTGCTGATTTTTAAAAAGTTATATCCTTAGATGCCTCAAACAATGTTTAGGAGGCGCATTTAGTGGAACTTAAAACCGTAAAAATAGAACCACCCAAAGACTGCAACATAATTCTGGGCATGGCACATTTTATCAAAACCGCTGAAGACCTCTACGAAGCACTCGTGAATTCTGTACCGACTATCAAGTTCGGTTTGGGTTTCTGCGAAGCCTCAGGACCCTGCCTAGTTCGCCACGAAGGCAACGATGAGGAACTGCGGCGTTTGGCGGCGGAGAAGGCTTTGGAAATTGGTTGCGGTCACAGTTTTGTGATTTACCTCAAAAACGCTTATCCGCTTAATTTGCTTGGCAGAATCCGAGATGTACCTGAAGTCTGCGCAATCTACGCGGCGACTGCTAACCCGCTTGAGGTGGTTGTTGCTGAGACGGCGCAGGGCCGAGGTATCCTTGGCGTGGTGGATGGGTACAAGAGCAAAGGGATTGAGACTGACAAAGACATCGCTGAAAGACGCGGATTCCTCAGGAAAATCGGCTACAAACTAAGCTGATTGTTCTGCGATTATGGTTTTGAGTAGCGACTGGTCGATGTTGCCGCCTGTCACCATCAAAACCACAGTTTTGCCGCTGAATTCTGTTGGTTTCTCCAAAAGCATGGCGGCTCCCGCCACACCTGAACCTTCCACTACCAAACCTTCATTGGCGCAGAGCAGATAGACGGCTTTTCTTATTGAGGCTTCTTTAACCAAGACAACTCGGTCCACGTATTTTTGGGCGATGTCAAAAGTGATGGAGTTCTGCTCTATGCCCCCTGAGAGTCCTTCGGCGACGGTTGTGGGTTCATGTCTATGCGCTGGGATGATTCGTCCCGCTTTGAGGGATTCATACATAATTGGCACTGCCTGAGACTGGACTCCGATGACCTGAGCAGATGGTTTTAGGCTTTTAACGGCGATGCTTATCCCCGAAATCAAGCCGCCGCCACCCACTGGTACAACCACCACATCCACCTCTGGCCGCTCCTCAACAATCTCTAAACCCGCAGTGCCATGCCCCGCCACGATAAAGTCGTCATTGTAGGGTGAAATGTAGAGGCGTCCCTCCTGTTGTGCTATTTCTTTGGCTTTAGCTTCTGACTCAGGGTAGTTCGCTCCAAAAAGCAGCAAGTCCGCTCCAAACCGCCGAATCCCTTCAACCTTAACTTGCGGCGTGTTGGTTGGCACAACCACTTTAGCTGAAAAACCGATTTCTTTAGCGCCGAAAGCCACCGCTTGCCCATGGTTACCTGCGGAAGCTGTCACGACGCCCCGTTCTTTTTCTTTGGCGGTGAGGTTGAGGAGTTTGTTCATGACGCCTCTGATTTTGAAGGAGTGGGTGGGTTGCAGGTTGTCCAGTTTGAGGTATATGTCTCCGGCGCAGAGTTTGCTGAGGAATTCTGAGCGGCAAAGAGGCGTTACTTTGGCGTATGGGGCTATGGTTTTTTGTGCTTTCTGAATATCTTCGAGTGTAACCATGACTGTCACCTAAAAGACCATTAACTTGCCTTTAATTGAAGTTGTACCAATAACTATTTTAGGTTACTCAAGAATCAACCAGTAACAAATCTTAGTGATATTTTATGGCTTCATTAGAAAAAAACCTAGCCCAACTCAAAGCGTACCGCGAACAACAATCCGAAGAACAACGCCAACTAAAAGAACGCATGGACAAAATTAAGCACAAAATCGCCATCATAAGCGGCAAAGGCGGCGTCGGCAAAAGCACCGTAACCGTCAACTTAGCCGCTGCCTTCGCTTTGCAAGGCAAAACAGTCGGAGTGCTCGACGCAGACATTCACGGCCCCAGCGTGCCCCGCCTTTTAGGGCTTGAAGGTAAACAGGTTAAAGCCAGCCCCATCGGTGCTTTCCCAATAGTGGGTCCATTGGGCATGAAGATTATGTCTATTGACT
This genomic window contains:
- a CDS encoding PAS domain S-box protein translates to MRIRYKILLILGLIMICLLGSLYLLANTIAFGTIAKMENAYSSTNAQRFVKNLNVALVALNTTVKDWAAWDETYQFIDDHNPAFLDSNLMDVTFQNLNLNMMLFFNQEGQFIYGKTYDPTDKTGTEINQKMIPEIVIGYLLSNSSINSNEGLISFNGSTMLVAAHSILTSMQEGPSHGTLIIGRYLSSELESLSVSTGLPISVASFGDPEADEDFKTATHFLSQQSPIYAAPINETSTAGYVLLNDVAGKPLIIAKVIDERVQYFQGKSAIFYATVFIVGTVLVIFFAIGILLDKFVVSRISYLNDSVIKIRKTGDNSKRVALSGNDELSSLSENINEMLDVIDSHTLSLENTVKERTKDLFENKKKLQSILQASPDAIIAVDIDGYITECNNQVTAISGFDREYLLSKPSIEFIPEEHRSKLIEQMQKMIQRKNGTERFETVFLKKDGSTYPAEFSVKILRDENDQPLGYVGIIRDLSERKLLEQRLLKSQRLAAIGELAGMVGHDIRNPLAAIRNAHYYIKKKCRGCMKGEILPMLEIIDKSIDHADSIVNDLLEYSKDLKLDLVERSPKELLEKALKLIKTSHNVRVVDSTTDTKLKVDENKALRVFVNLIKNAFDAMPRGGTLEVKSALDEQGQVTITFSDTGVGIPSDMLPKVFTPLFTTKAQGMGFGLAISKRIVEAHGGHISVKSEVGKGTTFTVVLPTEPTANHDVVNDDLTADF
- a CDS encoding adenosine-specific kinase, giving the protein MELKTVKIEPPKDCNIILGMAHFIKTAEDLYEALVNSVPTIKFGLGFCEASGPCLVRHEGNDEELRRLAAEKALEIGCGHSFVIYLKNAYPLNLLGRIRDVPEVCAIYAATANPLEVVVAETAQGRGILGVVDGYKSKGIETDKDIAERRGFLRKIGYKLS
- a CDS encoding threonine/serine dehydratase — protein: MVTLEDIQKAQKTIAPYAKVTPLCRSEFLSKLCAGDIYLKLDNLQPTHSFKIRGVMNKLLNLTAKEKERGVVTASAGNHGQAVAFGAKEIGFSAKVVVPTNTPQVKVEGIRRFGADLLLFGANYPESEAKAKEIAQQEGRLYISPYNDDFIVAGHGTAGLEIVEERPEVDVVVVPVGGGGLISGISIAVKSLKPSAQVIGVQSQAVPIMYESLKAGRIIPAHRHEPTTVAEGLSGGIEQNSITFDIAQKYVDRVVLVKEASIRKAVYLLCANEGLVVEGSGVAGAAMLLEKPTEFSGKTVVLMVTGGNIDQSLLKTIIAEQSA